The following are encoded in a window of uncultured Pseudomonas sp. genomic DNA:
- the xdhB gene encoding xanthine dehydrogenase molybdopterin binding subunit gives MSNHHVAKSQAELAELFRADITTGVGRSVKHDSADKHVSGEAVYVDDRLEFPNQLHVYARMSDRAHARILRIDTAPCYAIPGVTIAITAEDVPGQLDIGPVVAGDPLLADGKVEYIGQVVLAVGADSLETARKAAMAAIIEYEDLEPVLDVVDALRKKHFVLDSHQHKIGNSSAELASAPRRLQGSLHIGGQEHFYLETQISSVMPTEDGGMLVYTSTQNATEVQKLVAEVLGVPMHKIVIDMRRMGGGFGGKETQAAGPACLCAVIAHLTGRPTKMRLPRVEDMQITGKRHPFYVEYDVGFDDNGLLHGIEIELAGNCGYSPDLSGSIVDRAMFHSDNAYFLGNATINGHRCKTNTASNTAYRGFGGPQGMVAIEEIMDAIARSLGKDPLEVRKTNYYGKTERNVTHYHQTVEHNVIHEMTAELEASSDYAKRREEIRAFNAKSPVLKKGLALTPVKFGISFTATFLNQAGALIHIYTDGSIHLNHGGTEMGQGLNTKVAQIVAEVLQVDISRIQITATNTDKVPNTSPTAASSGTDLNGKAAQNAAETLKQRLVDFLVREYKVTPEDVEFRNSQVRVRDFFLSFEEVIQKAYFGQVSLSSTGFYRTPKIFYDRDKAAGRPFYYFAYGAACAEVIVDTLTGEYKMLRTDILHDVGASLNPAIDIGQVEGAFVQGMGWLTMEELVWNGKGKLMTSGPASYKIPAVADMPLDLRVKLVENRKNPEDTVFHSKAVGEPPFMLGIAVWCAIKDAVASLADYRVQPNIDAPATPERVLWGVEQMKKLQQNAKSAAATEIELA, from the coding sequence ATGTCTAACCATCACGTAGCCAAAAGCCAGGCCGAACTGGCCGAATTGTTCCGCGCCGACATCACCACCGGCGTTGGTCGCAGCGTTAAACACGATAGCGCCGACAAACACGTATCCGGTGAAGCCGTTTATGTTGACGACCGCCTGGAATTCCCCAATCAGCTGCACGTCTATGCACGCATGAGCGACCGCGCCCACGCCCGCATCCTTCGCATCGACACCGCACCGTGTTACGCCATTCCCGGCGTGACGATAGCGATTACCGCCGAGGATGTACCCGGCCAGCTGGATATCGGCCCGGTTGTCGCCGGTGACCCATTGCTGGCTGACGGTAAGGTCGAGTACATCGGTCAAGTGGTGCTCGCCGTCGGCGCTGACAGCCTGGAAACCGCACGCAAGGCGGCCATGGCCGCGATCATCGAATACGAAGACCTTGAGCCGGTATTGGACGTGGTCGATGCGCTGCGCAAAAAGCACTTCGTGCTCGACAGTCATCAGCACAAGATCGGTAACTCCAGCGCTGAACTCGCCAGCGCGCCGCGCCGCCTGCAAGGCAGCCTGCATATCGGCGGCCAGGAGCACTTCTACCTGGAAACCCAGATTTCCTCGGTGATGCCGACTGAGGATGGTGGCATGCTCGTCTACACCTCGACGCAGAACGCCACTGAAGTGCAGAAGCTGGTGGCTGAAGTGCTTGGCGTGCCGATGCACAAGATCGTCATCGACATGCGCCGCATGGGCGGCGGTTTCGGTGGCAAGGAAACCCAGGCCGCAGGTCCTGCGTGCCTGTGCGCGGTGATCGCGCACCTCACCGGCCGGCCGACCAAGATGCGCCTGCCGCGCGTCGAGGACATGCAGATCACCGGTAAGCGTCACCCGTTCTACGTCGAATACGACGTCGGCTTCGACGACAACGGCCTGCTGCATGGCATCGAAATCGAACTGGCCGGCAACTGCGGCTACTCGCCCGACCTGTCTGGCTCGATTGTCGACCGTGCGATGTTCCACTCCGACAACGCCTATTTCCTCGGTAACGCCACCATCAATGGTCACCGCTGCAAGACCAACACCGCCTCGAACACCGCTTACCGCGGCTTCGGCGGCCCGCAAGGGATGGTCGCTATCGAAGAGATCATGGATGCGATCGCCCGCAGCCTGGGCAAAGACCCGCTGGAAGTGCGCAAGACTAACTACTACGGCAAGACCGAGCGCAACGTCACTCACTACCACCAGACCGTCGAGCACAACGTCATCCACGAGATGACCGCCGAACTGGAGGCCAGCAGTGACTACGCCAAACGCCGTGAAGAAATCCGCGCGTTTAACGCCAAAAGCCCGGTATTGAAGAAAGGCCTGGCACTGACTCCGGTTAAATTCGGCATCAGCTTCACCGCCACCTTCCTCAACCAGGCCGGCGCGCTGATCCACATCTACACCGACGGTTCGATTCACCTGAACCACGGCGGCACCGAGATGGGCCAGGGCCTCAACACCAAGGTCGCGCAGATCGTTGCCGAAGTGTTGCAGGTGGATATCTCGCGTATCCAGATCACCGCCACCAACACCGACAAGGTGCCTAACACTTCTCCGACGGCAGCAAGCAGCGGTACTGACCTCAACGGTAAGGCCGCGCAGAACGCCGCCGAAACGCTGAAGCAGCGCTTGGTTGATTTTCTGGTGCGCGAATACAAGGTCACCCCGGAAGACGTCGAGTTCCGCAACAGCCAGGTGCGCGTGCGTGACTTCTTTCTGAGCTTCGAGGAAGTGATCCAGAAGGCCTATTTCGGTCAGGTCTCGCTTTCCAGTACGGGTTTCTACCGCACGCCGAAGATATTCTACGACCGTGACAAGGCTGCTGGTCGGCCGTTCTACTACTTCGCCTATGGCGCGGCGTGCGCCGAGGTGATCGTCGACACCCTGACCGGCGAGTACAAGATGCTGCGCACCGACATCCTGCACGACGTCGGTGCCTCGCTGAACCCGGCCATCGACATCGGTCAGGTCGAAGGTGCCTTCGTCCAGGGCATGGGTTGGCTGACCATGGAGGAGCTGGTGTGGAACGGCAAAGGTAAGCTGATGACCAGCGGCCCGGCCAGTTACAAGATCCCGGCCGTCGCCGACATGCCGCTGGACCTGCGCGTCAAGCTGGTGGAAAACCGCAAGAACCCGGAAGACACGGTGTTCCATTCCAAGGCCGTGGGAGAGCCGCCGTTTATGCTCGGCATTGCCGTGTGGTGTGCGATCAAGGATGCCGTGGCCAGCCTGGCGGACTACCGCGTACAGCCGAATATCGACGCGCCGGCCACGCCTGAGCGCGTGCTCTGGGGTGTGGAACAAATGAAGAAACTGCAGCAAAACGCCAAATCGGCCGCCGCTACAGAGATTGAACTGGCGTAA
- a CDS encoding SCP2 sterol-binding domain-containing protein, whose protein sequence is MSVADIVNTMQSKFNASAAAGLDLVFQFNIEDGENYALIVKDGTCAVEQGDNPNASVTLIMDTETLKGITTGETDGMQAFMSGKLRAEGDMMLAMKLSELFPV, encoded by the coding sequence ATGAGCGTTGCAGACATCGTCAATACCATGCAGTCCAAATTCAACGCCTCGGCCGCTGCCGGCCTGGATCTGGTGTTCCAGTTCAACATCGAAGACGGCGAGAACTACGCTCTGATCGTTAAAGACGGCACCTGTGCCGTTGAGCAAGGTGACAACCCTAACGCCAGCGTGACCCTGATCATGGATACCGAAACCCTGAAAGGCATCACCACCGGCGAAACCGATGGCATGCAAGCCTTCATGTCCGGCAAGCTGCGCGCCGAAGGCGACATGATGCTGGCTATGAAGCTGAGCGAGCTGTTCCCGGTTTAA
- the xdhC gene encoding xanthine dehydrogenase accessory protein XdhC has translation MSWISALAELQQQGQACVLVTIIEERGSTPRNAGSKMVVTAERIFETIGGGHLEYKAMELAREMLDNHSQDTRLERFSLGASLGQCCGGATVLLFEPMGQPQAQIAVFGAGHVGRALVPLLASLPCKVRWIDSRENEFPEQIPANVEKVVNEEVVDEIERMPAGSYFIVMTHNHQLDLELTAAILKRNDFTYYGLIGSQTKRVKFEHRLRDRGFEPAVVARMRCPMGLAEVKGKLPVEIAVSIAGEVIATYNAAFGQESKKGQSSVAKLLPTSRRSQA, from the coding sequence ATGAGCTGGATCAGCGCCCTCGCCGAACTGCAGCAGCAAGGTCAAGCTTGCGTGCTGGTGACCATCATCGAAGAGCGCGGCTCAACCCCGCGCAATGCCGGCTCGAAAATGGTGGTCACCGCTGAGCGTATTTTCGAGACCATCGGCGGTGGTCATCTGGAATACAAGGCGATGGAACTGGCCCGCGAAATGCTCGACAACCACAGCCAGGACACCCGCTTAGAGCGCTTCAGTCTCGGCGCCAGCCTCGGCCAGTGCTGTGGCGGCGCCACCGTGCTGCTGTTCGAACCCATGGGCCAACCGCAGGCGCAGATCGCCGTGTTCGGTGCGGGCCATGTCGGCCGAGCCCTGGTGCCGCTGCTGGCCAGCCTGCCGTGCAAGGTGCGCTGGATCGACTCGCGGGAAAATGAGTTTCCTGAGCAGATCCCGGCAAACGTGGAGAAAGTGGTCAATGAAGAGGTGGTCGACGAAATCGAGCGCATGCCCGCCGGCAGCTATTTTATTGTCATGACCCACAACCATCAGCTCGACCTGGAGTTGACGGCCGCAATTCTCAAGCGCAACGACTTCACCTATTACGGCTTGATCGGCTCGCAGACCAAGCGCGTCAAATTCGAACACCGCTTGCGTGATCGCGGTTTTGAGCCTGCGGTGGTGGCGCGCATGCGGTGCCCCATGGGCCTGGCCGAGGTCAAAGGCAAGCTGCCGGTGGAAATCGCCGTGTCCATCGCCGGCGAAGTGATCGCCACCTATAACGCCGCCTTTGGCCAAGAGAGCAAAAAGGGCCAGTCCAGCGTTGCCAAGCTGCTGCCCACCTCTCGCCGCAGTCAGGCCTGA
- the guaD gene encoding guanine deaminase: MTSPVKAYRAAILHSLADPAVVGIEHSYEYFEDGLLVIEDGQVVNVGPAAELLPTLKGVAVTEYCDALITPGFIDTHIHYPQTGMIASYGEQLLDWLNTYTFPTEQQFADKAHAADVAGIFLKELLRNGTTTALVFGSVHKQSVDAFFEAAEALNLRMIAGKVLMDRNAPDYLTDTPESGYADSKELIERWHGKGRLHYAVTPRFAPTSTPEQLALAGELFGEYPDLYMHTHLSENLKEIDWVKALFPERKGYLDVYDHYKLIGARSVFAHGVHLCDDECKRLAETGSAVAFCPTSNLFLGSGLFDLNKLEAHGVRVGLGTDVGAGTSFSQLQSLNEAYKVMQLQGKKLDPFKSLYLATLGGAHALYLDDKLGNFLPGKDADFVVLDYNATPLISYRMQQAKTLDEKLFALTMLGDDRAIKETFAAGQSVHRRD; this comes from the coding sequence ATGACTAGCCCAGTGAAAGCCTACCGCGCCGCCATCCTGCACAGCCTTGCCGATCCGGCCGTGGTGGGCATTGAGCACTCCTATGAATACTTCGAAGACGGCCTGCTGGTGATCGAAGACGGTCAGGTGGTTAATGTCGGCCCGGCGGCTGAGCTGTTGCCCACCCTCAAGGGCGTGGCGGTCACCGAGTACTGTGATGCGCTGATCACCCCTGGCTTTATCGACACCCATATTCACTACCCACAAACCGGAATGATCGCCTCTTACGGTGAGCAACTGTTGGATTGGCTGAATACCTACACCTTCCCCACAGAACAGCAGTTCGCCGACAAGGCCCATGCTGCGGACGTGGCGGGTATTTTCCTCAAGGAACTGCTGCGTAACGGCACCACCACCGCTCTGGTGTTCGGCAGCGTGCACAAGCAGTCGGTGGACGCCTTCTTCGAGGCCGCCGAGGCGTTAAACCTGCGCATGATTGCCGGCAAAGTGCTGATGGATCGCAACGCCCCGGACTATCTGACCGACACACCCGAATCCGGTTATGCCGACAGCAAAGAGCTGATCGAACGCTGGCACGGTAAAGGCCGCCTGCATTACGCCGTAACCCCGCGCTTTGCCCCAACCAGCACCCCGGAGCAACTGGCGTTGGCAGGCGAGCTGTTCGGCGAATACCCGGACCTGTATATGCACACCCACCTGTCCGAGAACCTTAAGGAAATCGACTGGGTCAAAGCGCTGTTTCCCGAGCGCAAGGGCTACCTGGATGTGTACGACCACTACAAGCTGATCGGCGCGCGCTCGGTATTCGCCCACGGCGTGCACCTGTGCGATGACGAGTGCAAGCGCCTGGCCGAAACCGGCTCGGCTGTGGCCTTCTGCCCGACGTCCAACCTGTTCCTCGGCAGCGGTTTGTTTGACCTGAACAAGCTGGAAGCGCATGGCGTACGCGTCGGCCTGGGTACCGATGTCGGTGCCGGTACCAGTTTCAGCCAACTGCAATCGTTGAACGAGGCGTACAAGGTGATGCAGTTGCAGGGCAAGAAACTCGACCCGTTCAAGTCGCTGTACCTGGCCACGCTGGGCGGTGCCCATGCGCTGTATCTGGACGATAAGCTGGGTAACTTCCTGCCCGGTAAAGACGCCGACTTCGTGGTGCTCGACTACAACGCCACGCCGCTGATCAGCTACCGCATGCAGCAAGCCAAGACGCTCGATGAGAAGCTGTTTGCCCTGACCATGCTCGGTGACGACCGTGCGATCAAGGAAACCTTCGCCGCGGGCCAGTCGGTACACCGCCGCGATTAA
- a CDS encoding TSUP family transporter: MIFPFELSVDLSTLAILALVAFFAGFIDAIAGGGGLLTIPALLTAGLPPHLALGTNKLSSTFGAAAASYTFYRRKLFDPRQWRNALIGTAVGALLGAAMAQWLPSAWLNQMLPVVVFACGLYLLFGKTPAAPLLAEAPIAKGRQWPQSLSLGFYDGVAGPGTGAFWTVSSLLLYPLDLVKASGVARSMNFVSNICALSVFIFSGQVAWLLGLCMGLALMVGAFLGARTAIKGGSKFIRPVFILVVLGLTVRLAWQHWFGLA, encoded by the coding sequence ATGATTTTCCCGTTCGAACTCAGCGTTGACCTGTCGACGTTGGCAATCCTCGCGCTGGTCGCATTTTTTGCCGGTTTTATCGATGCCATTGCCGGCGGTGGCGGGTTGCTGACCATTCCCGCGCTGCTCACTGCCGGCCTGCCGCCGCATCTGGCGCTTGGCACCAACAAGCTCAGCTCGACCTTTGGCGCGGCCGCTGCCAGTTACACCTTCTACCGGCGTAAATTGTTTGATCCCCGCCAGTGGCGCAATGCCTTGATCGGCACAGCCGTCGGCGCCCTGCTTGGCGCGGCCATGGCGCAATGGTTGCCCTCGGCATGGTTAAACCAGATGCTGCCTGTGGTGGTTTTTGCCTGCGGTCTGTACCTGCTGTTTGGCAAAACCCCGGCAGCGCCGCTACTCGCAGAAGCACCGATCGCCAAGGGCCGGCAGTGGCCACAGAGCCTGAGCCTGGGTTTCTATGATGGGGTGGCCGGCCCTGGCACGGGAGCGTTCTGGACGGTCAGCAGCCTGCTGCTCTACCCGCTTGACCTGGTCAAGGCCAGCGGCGTGGCGCGCAGCATGAACTTCGTCAGCAATATATGCGCACTCAGCGTGTTTATCTTCAGCGGGCAAGTGGCTTGGTTGCTAGGCCTGTGCATGGGGTTGGCGCTAATGGTCGGGGCATTTCTCGGCGCACGCACGGCGATCAAAGGCGGCTCGAAGTTTATCCGCCCGGTGTTCATCCTAGTGGTGCTTGGCTTGACCGTACGCTTAGCCTGGCAGCACTGGTTCGGGCTGGCCTAA
- the xdhA gene encoding xanthine dehydrogenase small subunit has protein sequence MIQFLLNRELRTEHALDPNVTVLNYLREHLGKSGTKEGCASGDCGACTVVVGELDGERVRYRTLNSCLTFVSSLHGKQLITVEDLKHQGQLHSVQQAMVDCHGSQCGFCTPGFVMSLFALQKNSSGFDKAETMEALAGNLCRCTGYRPIIDAAQQACCQKQPDQFDATEAQTIAQLQSIAPRDTAELNSGDKRCLLPLTVADLADLYAANPEARLLAGGTDLALEVTQFHRELPVMIYVGHIESMKRVEVSADSIEIGAATALSDCYAALAQDYPDFGELLHRFASLQIRNQGTLGGNIGNASPIGDAPPLLIALGAQIVLRRGAESRSLPIEDYFLDYKVTARQEAEFIEKIIVPRHQASQAFRAYKVSKRLDDDISAVCAAFNLVVEEGVVQSARIAFGGMAAIPKRAAACEAALVGCAWYPEVIEQACKALAADFTPLSDFRASKEYRLLIAQNLLRKFFLELQAPEVETRVTAYV, from the coding sequence TTGATCCAGTTTTTACTCAACCGGGAGCTGCGCACTGAGCACGCCCTCGATCCAAACGTCACCGTGCTCAACTACCTGCGTGAGCACTTAGGCAAGTCTGGAACCAAAGAAGGCTGCGCCTCTGGCGATTGCGGTGCCTGTACCGTGGTAGTCGGTGAATTGGACGGCGAGCGCGTGCGTTATCGCACCCTCAACTCCTGCCTGACCTTTGTATCCTCGTTGCACGGTAAACAACTGATCACGGTCGAAGACCTCAAGCACCAAGGCCAGCTGCACAGCGTGCAACAGGCCATGGTTGACTGTCATGGCTCGCAGTGCGGCTTCTGCACTCCGGGTTTCGTCATGTCGCTGTTCGCCCTGCAGAAAAACAGCAGCGGCTTCGACAAGGCCGAGACCATGGAAGCGCTGGCCGGCAACCTCTGCCGCTGCACCGGCTACCGGCCGATTATCGACGCCGCCCAGCAGGCTTGCTGCCAGAAGCAACCGGATCAGTTTGATGCTACCGAGGCGCAAACCATTGCCCAGCTGCAAAGCATTGCGCCGCGTGACACTGCCGAGCTCAACAGCGGCGACAAGCGCTGCCTGTTACCGCTGACCGTCGCCGACCTGGCCGACCTGTATGCCGCCAACCCGGAAGCGCGCCTGCTCGCCGGCGGCACCGACCTGGCCCTGGAAGTCACCCAGTTCCACCGCGAGTTGCCAGTGATGATCTACGTCGGCCATATCGAGTCGATGAAGCGCGTTGAAGTCAGCGCCGACAGTATCGAAATCGGCGCCGCCACCGCGCTGTCCGATTGCTACGCCGCGCTGGCTCAGGACTACCCGGACTTCGGCGAGCTGCTGCACCGCTTCGCCTCCCTGCAGATTCGTAACCAGGGCACTTTGGGCGGCAATATTGGTAACGCCTCGCCGATTGGCGATGCGCCGCCATTGTTGATCGCCCTTGGCGCACAGATCGTCTTGCGCCGAGGCGCTGAAAGCCGCAGCTTGCCGATTGAAGACTACTTCCTCGATTACAAGGTGACGGCACGCCAGGAAGCCGAATTTATCGAGAAGATCATCGTGCCGCGCCACCAGGCCAGCCAGGCGTTCCGCGCCTACAAGGTGTCCAAGCGCCTGGACGATGATATTTCAGCCGTGTGCGCCGCCTTCAACCTGGTGGTCGAAGAGGGCGTGGTGCAAAGCGCCCGCATCGCCTTTGGCGGCATGGCTGCTATCCCCAAACGTGCCGCCGCCTGTGAAGCTGCTCTGGTTGGTTGTGCTTGGTATCCAGAGGTGATCGAGCAAGCCTGCAAAGCGCTGGCCGCGGATTTCACCCCGCTGAGTGATTTCCGTGCCAGCAAGGAATACCGCCTGCTCATCGCGCAGAACCTGCTGCGTAAATTCTTCCTTGAGCTGCAGGCTCCAGAAGTCGAAACCCGGGTGACCGCTTATGTCTAA
- a CDS encoding ferrous iron transporter B: MVSGATSLNLVRDELFTTMEEAESSLEHFIAERHNGSLLQQAVESLHQVRGTLNLIELTGAELLAQEVLDQATDIPAGAGEERDVQLSALSNALHVLRRYLESVEAHRQEMPELLLPAINDLRQAGGQPALPESFFFSVRLDHARPRTASASVDGAARESEGRRLRHMYQVGLLGFIREQNPQASLKLMGRALTRLDSLFANEPRGRLCWVGAAAVEAQVAGQLLARKSRKQLFSRVDRELKQMLANGQYEAPRGLLKELLYLVALASSRGPQATALGDVFALTSLPFTDHLLEEEYQRLSGPGQSVMRSLSSAIREELNSLKDMLDLIERGTLQSENLTSLHALLGKLSKTLGMVGLSSAGNSLNAQLPVVSSWSETSAPQPQALNKLADAVLYVEGMVASLESGERREVRPVPAQPGNEADSFALHQLNEARIVVVDEAQAGLALAKRAITAYLESDGERMHLSNVPFSLQAVRGGLWFLDQERAALLVGACADYIQQQMFDAPQMPSEQMLETLADALSSLEYYLEAGAVMRPETQPSVLDLAAESVRALGMPLEV; this comes from the coding sequence ATGGTTTCTGGAGCCACGTCGCTTAATCTGGTGCGCGATGAATTGTTCACCACCATGGAAGAGGCCGAATCGAGCCTTGAACACTTTATTGCAGAACGCCATAACGGCAGTTTGTTACAACAGGCCGTAGAGAGCCTGCATCAGGTACGCGGCACGTTAAACCTGATCGAACTGACCGGTGCCGAGTTGCTGGCGCAGGAAGTGCTGGATCAGGCCACAGATATTCCCGCAGGTGCCGGTGAAGAGCGCGATGTGCAGCTTTCTGCTTTGAGCAATGCGCTGCATGTTCTGCGCCGCTATCTGGAAAGCGTCGAAGCGCATCGCCAGGAAATGCCCGAGTTGTTGCTGCCGGCGATCAATGATCTGCGTCAGGCCGGCGGGCAGCCTGCCTTGCCGGAGAGCTTCTTTTTTAGTGTGCGTCTCGACCATGCTCGCCCGCGTACCGCGTCGGCCAGCGTTGATGGCGCGGCACGCGAAAGCGAAGGCCGGCGTCTGCGGCACATGTACCAAGTGGGCCTGCTGGGCTTTATTCGTGAGCAGAACCCGCAAGCCAGCCTCAAATTGATGGGCCGTGCGCTGACCCGTCTCGACAGTCTGTTTGCCAACGAGCCGCGCGGCCGACTCTGCTGGGTAGGCGCAGCGGCCGTTGAAGCGCAGGTTGCTGGCCAGTTGCTGGCGCGCAAATCGCGCAAGCAGCTGTTCTCGCGAGTCGATCGCGAACTCAAACAAATGCTTGCCAACGGTCAGTACGAAGCGCCGCGTGGCCTGCTTAAAGAGTTGCTCTATCTGGTGGCTCTGGCCAGCAGTCGTGGGCCGCAAGCGACGGCCCTCGGTGACGTATTTGCTCTGACGTCGCTGCCTTTTACCGACCACCTGCTGGAAGAGGAATACCAGCGCCTGTCTGGCCCTGGGCAATCAGTCATGCGTTCGCTGAGCTCGGCGATTCGCGAAGAACTCAATAGCCTTAAGGACATGCTCGACTTGATCGAGCGAGGCACGTTGCAAAGCGAGAACCTCACGAGCCTGCACGCCTTGCTTGGTAAGTTGAGCAAGACCCTCGGCATGGTCGGTCTCAGCTCGGCCGGCAACTCGCTGAATGCCCAGCTACCAGTCGTTTCCAGCTGGAGTGAGACCAGCGCGCCGCAACCGCAGGCACTGAATAAACTGGCAGATGCGGTGTTGTACGTCGAAGGCATGGTTGCCAGCCTGGAAAGTGGCGAACGCCGTGAGGTGCGCCCTGTCCCGGCGCAACCAGGCAACGAGGCCGACTCATTTGCCCTGCATCAGCTCAACGAAGCGCGCATTGTGGTGGTCGATGAGGCGCAGGCGGGCTTGGCGTTGGCCAAGCGCGCAATTACTGCGTATCTCGAATCGGATGGCGAGCGCATGCACCTGTCTAACGTGCCGTTCAGCCTGCAAGCCGTGCGCGGTGGGTTATGGTTCCTTGACCAGGAGCGCGCCGCCTTGTTGGTCGGTGCCTGTGCCGATTACATCCAGCAGCAGATGTTTGATGCGCCGCAGATGCCTTCCGAGCAGATGCTGGAAACCCTCGCCGATGCCCTGAGCAGCCTTGAGTATTACCTGGAAGCTGGTGCGGTGATGCGTCCGGAAACTCAGCCAAGTGTGCTCGACCTCGCGGCTGAAAGTGTCCGGGCCCTGGGCATGCCGTTGGAGGTTTGA
- the nudC gene encoding NAD(+) diphosphatase, producing the protein MQRWHATVLDSQQPGGWVIAHFKQHFLADSSGVLFPREWLKKQDLPIIAEHGLGHFDGDAVYLLELDQPFELPGCAWQSLRQFMLQADDDIFKLLSYATQIGTWASQHRFCGSCGGAMQHVPEQRAMHCLRCELQHYPRLSPSMIVLVTRGDEILLARSPRFVTGIYSTLAGFVEAGESVEHCVAREVREEVGLEINNLQYLGSQGWPFPHSLMLGFHAQYVSGDIVMQVDEIEDAQWFSVHDLPPLPAPRSIARYLIDVYVARRLGQPEPVLPG; encoded by the coding sequence ATGCAGCGCTGGCACGCCACTGTTCTTGATAGCCAGCAGCCAGGCGGCTGGGTTATCGCGCATTTTAAGCAGCACTTTCTCGCCGACAGCAGCGGTGTGCTGTTCCCTCGGGAGTGGTTGAAGAAACAAGACCTGCCGATTATCGCCGAGCATGGCCTGGGCCACTTTGATGGCGATGCGGTCTACCTGCTGGAACTGGATCAGCCTTTCGAGCTGCCCGGTTGTGCCTGGCAAAGCCTGCGTCAATTTATGCTGCAAGCTGATGACGACATCTTCAAGCTGCTCAGCTACGCCACGCAAATCGGCACATGGGCCAGCCAGCATCGCTTCTGTGGCAGCTGTGGTGGGGCGATGCAGCATGTCCCAGAGCAGCGGGCCATGCATTGCCTGCGTTGCGAGTTGCAGCACTACCCGCGGCTTTCACCCAGCATGATTGTGCTGGTTACGCGTGGTGATGAGATCCTCCTGGCGCGCTCGCCGCGTTTTGTGACGGGCATCTACAGCACCTTGGCAGGGTTTGTCGAAGCCGGCGAGTCGGTGGAGCATTGCGTGGCCCGTGAGGTGCGCGAAGAGGTCGGGCTTGAGATCAACAACTTGCAGTACCTGGGCAGTCAGGGCTGGCCTTTTCCGCATTCACTGATGCTGGGCTTTCATGCGCAATATGTTTCCGGCGATATCGTTATGCAGGTCGATGAAATCGAGGATGCGCAGTGGTTCAGCGTGCATGATCTGCCGCCCTTGCCGGCGCCACGCTCGATTGCGCGCTATCTGATCGATGTTTATGTCGCGCGTCGTTTAGGCCAGCCCGAACCAGTGCTGCCAGGCTAA